The genomic window AAAACTTCTTGTTTGAGGTACCAGAAGTTGAAAAGAATAAGTAGCACCTACAAATAGAGCAAAAACAATCAAACTCAGGAAAAATACTTTGCTTTTTAGGAAGAAGCTCAAATCATTTGGATAACGCTTCAGTTGATGGAAAAGTAGTGATAGGACAGTAATCAAAAGTAATGTATTACCCAATTGTAATTGATTAAAAGCGACAAGCAGCAAATGATACCCAACGATCAACAAGTAACTTAACCACAGACGCTCATAATGAATCATCAAGACAGCTAAAGCAATCAGGAAAAACAGAATAATCACCAGTGCAATTGTTTGAGGCATATAGCTTAATTCACCCGATACGATTTGATTGTAAGCCAGCATGACTTCATCGAAGAAAGCCGTGATCCATTGGAGACTGAATACCTGGTCTAAAGGGAAATAGCTGTACAGTAAAACCAAATAACTGATCAGATAGAACGGAAAGGTGATCAGAAAATTCTTGAATAGTAGTGTGACTAGGCAAATAACAGCCAACACAGCAAGGAATAGAGGACTATTTTCCAACTGGTAAACCTCAAGAAATGGTGGACTGGCAACAATCAGAATCAAATAAGTCAATAGAGCGAAGAACCAGTTTTGCTGTATACGTTCCTTCATTCTGTCACCTCCATTGGGGTGATATAGAAGACTTGTTCCTTCCATTGGAGACAAAGCTGGTCTGCATCAAAGGTGATGAGAAACACTTCATTGGTTCGACCGAGCGCTTTTAAGTGATTTTGCAGCCGTTCCGTTGGCTCAGGTGCAAAGATAAGCAGCTTCTTATTCGAATATGTAGGCATGTAAGGCTCTTCGGAAAAAGGCTGTAACACAGCGAATAGATTCTCGTTCAATGTTTCTACAGGGTAGTCAGCAAGGAGCTTTGTAGTATAGCTGATTTTTCCATCTAATAGGTGCATCATAGAATAATAAACAGAAAGCAGTTCTTCAAATCGTGCATGTTTCTGTCCATAAAAAATCAAGCAGGCCTCTTGCTCCTGTTCCTGTTCGTATTCTTTTACAATCAGCTCGTTTCTTTTACTGGATTGTTTCCAATCGATCAACCGCAACGGATCGCCTGTTTGATGACTGCGGAAGTCGCGTATCGTGAATGTGCGATTGCCAAAAGAGGCATAAAAATTGGGTTGAACAGTCACAATCTTTTGGATTACTGCATTGGCTCGCTCTTTTTCCAACTTTGGTAATACGGAAAAAGGACCTGCCAGTGCTTGAATTGATCCTTTGGACAACAGCTGTAAAAAGTCGGTACTGTGAAAGAATACCGGCAGCTCTGAAAAAAGACCTCTTGTTTCAGGCGTCCAGTGAAAAGATAAAATTTTTCGATTTCCTGTATAAGCCCAAAAGAAGGCCGGATTTGTTTTTGAAGTCGAGTGAAGTCTAAGCGTTAGAGCAAATAAAGGTAACAGTAGCGGACGATAGGTAAACATCTCTACGGTTAGTTGACTGGGATGTCCAGCTTGATAGGTACTACTTTCGAGCAGCACCAATTGAATTTTTTTATGGGACGGCAGCAAGCTGATCAGATTTCCAACCAACAAAAAGGTAAGGAAGAAAAAAAGTGTCCAGCCGCTAGCATTGTTAAAAATGACAGTGTAGAGAAAGAGTACTAAATAGAAGAACAAAACGAAAAGCATTCGTAAGCTGTTTTTCAGTAACTGTCTATTCATGCTCATCTCCTGACTGGAACTGGCACTCGCTTGATAATCTGTTCCAAGATTTCTTGTATCCGTTCAGTGGAAGAGTTTCTATTTTTCAGCAGCAGTCGGTGACCAAACACAGCGGGTAAAAGTTGCTGTAGGTCGTCAGGGGTGACAAAGGTTCTGCCGTTAGTAAACGCATAGGCCTTTGCAGCTTGCACGAAAGAGACTGTGCCCCTAGGACTAACCCCCAAAGCAATGCCATCGTGATTTCGTGTCGCATGTACCAATTGCAAGGCATAGCGCGCGATTTGAGGATCCACATAGACCTCAGCTGCTAGCTGTTTCATTTCTGTGAGCTCTTTTGAGGTAATGACTTGGCGAACCTGTGCCAGTTTATTTTGTTGATTATTCAACAATAAGTCCAATTCATCTGAAAACTCCGGATAGCCAATGTGCAGTCGGAAAAGAAAACGGTCCAACTGTGCTTCCGGTAACGGATAGGTTCCTTCATATTCTATAGGGTTTTGCGTTGCCAAAACAAAAAAATGTTCATCTAACGGATGTGTATGATTGTCGATCGTCACATGATTTTCTGACATAGCTTCCAACAAGGCCGCCTGTGTTCGAGGGGTTGTTCGATTGATTTCATCAGCCAGTAAAACAGTGGTAAAGATTGGTCCTGGATGAAAATCAAAGGTTTGTGCCTGTGTATTATAAACGGAGACACCAAGAATATCGCTTGGTAGTAAATCCGGCGTAAACTGGATTCGACTGAAGCTTCCATGAACAGCCTTTGCCAGTGTTTTGATCATCATTGTTTTTCCAACTCCGGGAATATCTTCAAAGAGAACATGCCCGCCTGCCAAAAAGGCAGTAACAGTCAGTTGAAGAACATCACGTTTTCCTAAAATAACCTTTTCCATTTCATCGAGTAGCTGCGTTAGCTTTTCGTGTGCTGATGGTAGCATCGTATTCCCTCCTTTAGTCGTGTTCCTTCTATTTTATAGATATCAAAGAGTGACTTCAAGCATTTTCATGGCTATTACGTATAAAACCATTTATTATTAGTTATTTCAATAAGAACGATAGGCGATTCTTATTGCTGTTGTGATAAAATATACAAATTTTTATTGTATTTTATTTTTAAATCATTTATTTTTAATAAGTTGAGAATTATTGATTCATTGTAGTTGAACAAGTAGGAGGACTGAAATGAAAGTATACATATGTGAGGATAGCCATTTAGAAAGGACTAGGATCGAGGAAGCCGTCCGTAGAGTTGCTATTAGGATGGAGAAGAGCTACATTGGTGAAATTCGTGTGTTTAGTAATCCAATGGAGCTATTAGAGCAAGTCGAAGGCGAGTTCAATATTTATTTATTAGATATTGACTATGGGTTAGATACAAATGGTATTGATCTTGGGAAACAAATTCGTAGAATTGACCGAAATGCAAAAATCATCTTTCTGACAAGCCATCAGGAACTGGCGGTAGAAACCTTGAACGCGAACATCGAACCGTTCTCTTTTATTTACAAAGGAGATATCGTAGATCCAGAAAAACTGGAGCAGGAGATAGCAGCAATGTTTCTCAAAATCATAGATAGCTATGAGCAGTGGGAGGCGGAGCAGTCAGAGGAAGCAGTTATTCGTATCAGCGATCAGAAGCAAGTACGGGTAATCCCAAATAGTAAATTTTTATACCTTGAAAATTATTCAAGAGAAAGAAAAGTTAAGGTTCAGTTAAAGGATGAAGCATTTTTCGTGAACGACTATTTGGGAAATTTGAAAAAGCAGTTTGATTTTCCTTCATTTTATACAGAAGCGCAATCATTGATACTAAATATGGCCAATGTGGAAGAGCTGAATCCACAGGAGCTATATATCCGGTTCACATCGGGGCACCTGATCTTTGTGACGAAAAGCTTCATGAAGCGCCTGAAGAAAAAAATGGCGGACTTTTCAGGAGGAAGGTAAGCAGTGTTTTTGTTAATTATTTTTCAATCTCTACTAGTAGGCTACTAATTGAAATTCTATTTGGAAGATACTTAAGTAAAGAAGCTTCTATTTATAGAATGGGTTGCTGGTAATAGTGTTTGTCTCAAGTGTTATTGTGGAATTTAGAGTGTTTGAATGAAGGCTTTGGGCTTTACCATGAGTGCAATGCTTCTATTAAATACAATGATTTCAAAACGGCTTCTCTCTTTTTCGTGGCGCTAATCCTTTGCATTAGCGAGCTTGTCAACGGCTTTGTATCGAGTGGTCTACAGTGTCGTCGGTAATGGATTTGTTTCCTTGTTTTCAGATCAATTTAATTGGGAGAAATTCTATATAAACCCAAAGGAATATATGCTAAGATTTGTTTTTGTTACTTTAGCTATCTATAGCTGTGTTGTATTTCTGGCTGGTGCTATTCAGAAAAAAGCAGAACTGAATGACACGATAACTACGTATCAGATATCAGTGACGGAGCTCTTTTTAAGCCTAGGCATGCTATTTTTTTCGTAATAATCGGACGCTAGTTTCCTTTTGATGTCATGATTATCTATGGCTCAGCAGCAACCATTTATGAAGTAAAACATTGCTTAAGATTATGAAAAAAATAAAACGATTGTTTACATAGTAAAGTATTGACTAGATATGCATGAAGTAGGTTTACAAAACAAATTACAAGAAGTCTATTTCATATCTAAGCAAATCAATTTTAACAAATCAGTATCTAGCCATCTTATTTATATGTTTGGAAATACGGGATATAAATTTCTTTGACTAGAAGATTCAGAATGAGTTAGTACAAATGACTTTCGATTGACCACCTGAGCGTGTTAGAAAATGAAAAAAAGAACTGCAATTGTTTAAGTAACAAACATTTGCAGTTCCTTTTATGTTGATAGTCAATATTGCAAAAAAAAAGAAACATATTGCAATGGTCTCACATTTCATAAGTCAGATGAAATATAATGAAAATATGAAAAAGAGATACATTCACATTTGTTTTTGAAAATATCGATTTCGCAAAAGTACTAGTTTTGAGAAATTATTTCTTTTGTGTCTTTAATTTTAATTAAATATTAAACTCATTTAAAATTCTAACTGAAAAAACAGGAATAGTCTATAGAGAATTCAGTGTTTTTTTATCACTTTTTTCTCTTATTGATCGAAAAAATGAGAAAAAAACGGGGGAAGCGGATAAAAAAAGACTAAAAATCATTTTTTTCTAACATTTGTTTACTACATCAAATCAGCCGTCGGGATAGCCGTCAAATATTTACGTTAGGAAGTGGTCAACTTGGCAAAAAAAGGTGAAAACATTTACAAGAGAAAAGATGGACGTTATGAAGGACGTTACATCAAAAATCGCTCAGAGAATGGGAAAATTATTTTTGGTTATGTTTATGACAGAAAATACAGTGTAGTAAAGAAAAAGCTCAACTTATTAAAATCACAGCACAACCATTTGGATCGAATACACCGAACATTTCAAGGCAACCTTGCCGATTGGCTACATTATTGGCTCGAATATACGGTAAAGAGAAGTGTCAAGCCCTCGACTCATACGGTTTATCTAGGACGAGTGAAAAAACATATTATCCCCTTTCTGGGCAATAAGAAAATGACGAAGCTTGATACTAGAGACATTAATGAATTTGTTCAACATCTACAGTTTCAACGCTTAGCAGCTACAACGATTCGAGGGATCATCACGGTTTTGAAATATGCGTTGAGTCAAGCGTGTAAAGAGAACTATTTGATGATCAATCCTTGCGAGAATGTTACGCTGCCCAAAGCAACAACAACAAGCATTGATGCGTTATCTATTGAACAGCAAAAGATATTGGAAGAATACGCGTTACAAGATACAGAATGCTCACCGGTTATTCTTTCCTTATACACTGGGATGCGGATTGGTGAAATAAGCGGTCTGAAATGGTCTGATATCGATTTTGAAAACAACGTGATCCATGTCCGACGAACACTACTTCGAATCAGTTGTGAAGGAGAAAAAGCCCGAACAACATTGATTCTCGGTTCACCTAAAACAGATAGCTCTAAGCGAAGTATTCCTCTAGCTGAGAATTTGAAGGACTATCTATTAGAAAATAAGAAGAATGCGACATCTACTTTTGTTATTTCCTGCAAAAACAGTTTTGCGGAGCCGCGTGTCATTAACTACCGCTTCAAGAAAATTACTGAAAAGTCTGGTTTATCCATCCATTTCCACGCATTGAGACATACCTTTGCGACTCGCTGTGTAGAGAAGGGGGTCGATATTGCTTCATTAAGTAAGCTCTTAGGACATGCGTCTATCAAGATGACGTTAGATACGTATACCGACTCTTTATGGGAAAATCGACAAACAGCCATTTCTGTTATTGATGCTGATCTGAATATCGGGAGTTTATAAGAAAAGTTTCGTGATTTATTCACGGAACTTTTTTTATTGAAAACTACCGAAAGTTTATCTGCTAATCAATACCAAACAGCCGTCAGTCCAACCGTCAACCTATTTTTCCATCTGTTATTTATCCCACTTTCTGAAGCCATTTCTCAAAACTAGTACTTTTGCGAAAAAAACTGATAGAAAACAATGTATGAGCGTGATTATGACAGAGAAAGTGTAAGTCTCGATAATAATTATAGCAGATGTTCTCAAAATTTAGTTTTAAAAGGCATTCGAAATTGAGGGAATATTTGAAAAAATGAATGTAATTTTACATAAGGAGGAGAATGAGATGTATAACCTTGGTTTTGTATCGAATGGAGAACATTCCAATTATGAATACATAGAGGTACTGAAAAGAAAGCCGATTTTCAACATAAAGGATATTTCTTCAGAACAAGCAATTGAAAGCAGTGAGAGTTTAGATGCTTTGCTGATTCAAAGTGGCTCTGCAGCAGATGTAGGGAATATTTGCGAACTTTTAATTGAAATAAGGAAACGGACAAATGCGTTGATTTGGATACTTTCGGAGGAACTTCCAAACACAACGAGAATCATTTTTCTTCAATTAGGAGCAGATGGTATTGTGACTAATCAAATTGAACCGGATGAGTATTTATTGATTTTAAGGAATGGATTGAAGCGGTATGGACTTTCAGAAGAAGTGGAGGAAAGAATGACCGATTTCAAATTAGTTCCGAATAATCTAAGTGTTGTAATTGAAGGGAATCAGGAGATTAGTTTGACGAGGCTAGAGTTTAAAACAATCGAATTACTCTATGAAAAAAAATCAGAAGCCATTCCGTACCAAGCAATTTATCAACAAGTGTGGGATAACGATGGGGATGATGTGAAGAACTCCAATTACCGTGTAGCAAATCTAATTTTCCATTTGCGAAAAAAATTGGAAAAAAATCCACTTGAGCCAAAGTATATCAAGACGGTACGTTCAAAAGGTTACCTATTAAGTGTTTAGTCTCTATTGCATAGAGAAAAGAGTCATGGCGACTTCTATTATAAAGAAGTGACAGTGACGATTAAACTGTATTTCATTTTCCTGCAAAAGATATATCTTAGTATGACCAAACACAATATGGAAGTCTGAGTTTATCCGTTTGTAGAATTTGAGATAAATCGTCTGACAAACAGTCGGACATCATTTTGGAGGAAAGGAGGAGAAAAATGAAAATTAGAAATAAGGTCTCTATTTTTTTTGCAGTTGCCCTTTCATTAGCACTTGTGTTTTTCTTCAACTCTGGAAGTAGTATTAGGGCAAATGAAGATGTGGGTGAATCTAGTACGAACGAAAGCAGCGTAGTAGAAAACGTTCAAAGTTTTGATCCTTCATCAGCATTGACTAAGTTACCACAGACAGAAGAAAGTTTACGTAGCCAAGAAGAAATAACTAATGATGAGTTAGATGGTCTTATGTCTGGAACTGCTTATCAATCCAGCACACCTCGTGCTACCGGAGAAATTTCCGGAAGTATGACACTTGCTCAGCATAAAGCCGAATATGAAGCGAGTTATCGAGCAGCGAGTGATGCTTATCATGCGGCTCATGGTTTTGATCCTGAAAGCGGTAAGGTGGTAACAGTAGATACTTATACTTCTACTACCTCTTCAGCTAATAGTTGGGGATATGGTTTTGTTCAAGCCTATTCAGATGAAACTGTGACTAAAATCATCATGTTAAATGATATCAGTTCACCTACTAGTGGTACTGGTGTGTTTCATAGACGAGCGACATCAATAGAAATTGATGGTGGCGGGTACAAATTGCTTCTCTATAGAAAAAGCTTGGGGATAGCAACGCCGGCAGCAGGAACTTATCCAGTCTTTCATTTACACGATATGGTTGCTGCAACAGAAACAAATTACAATTCAACAGAAGGCGCAGGTTATTGGTCGTTTATTAATGGAGACACATCTACAACGACGGACTTAAGGTCTGATAACTGGTACTTCCGATTTGGTAATGTTTCTACTGACTTTGACCAATCTAAATATAACGGGCTAAATACAAGATATACCAATGTAGGTGGTCGATTTGCTAGAGCAAATTCGGCTGAGGTAACGATGTATGGTTACAATGTATTGGTAACAGGTAGTGAAAACTTCTATCTAGGAAGCATGATCGTTGAAGACAACACAGTTTGGAAAGGCACGAATGATCGTACCAACTATTCAGTTTGTTGGCATGTAGAAAGACAAAGTGATGGTTCAACAGGAATAAATGGTGAATTTACAATTGGTAAAAATGCTTTCGTCTATTTGAGAAATACAACGACTTATACTTCCTATCCAGCCGTCTATGCCCATTATTCTACTATAACTGTAGGAGAGGGTTCGTATTACAATGCAAGTATGCAAGGAAGAGCACTTTCTAATTATGCAGCGTTGAATGGAACGAATAGATACGCACAAAAGAAGTTTGTTGCGAAAGAAGGTTCCCACATTAATTTGTTGTCCAGAGGATCTGGTCCTGTTGTTAGATTGACTGAAACGACCAATGGAACAACAGCAAATATGGAATTTTTATCAGAACAAAATTCTGAGGTCTTTATCTATGGTAACACTTCAGATGGAGTCATCCAAATGAATGGTAGTGGAGCCAAATTTGAAATAGTCAGTCCAAAGCAATTTGAGATTCGAAATAGTTTAGCTTCGACAAGCGGAACTTCTGCTCGATTTTTGACTATCACAGCTGGAAATACCTTTGGAATTTATAATAGTGATATAAATTTGTGGAGAAATGCAACGGCTGTTTCAGCAACCTCTGATTATACTTATGAGAAGGTTAGTTATCTTACAGGAACTGGAACAACATTTATGTCTTCAAATAATGACCTTCAAAGTATTTTTGTGCATAATGGCTTCCGAAGAATCAACGGCTTGAATGTGGCACCAGAAGTTGTATGGGATCCTGTAACGGATGCGCAAAAGACCTATCAAGCTAGGGTAAGAATTGGTAATTTACCGACTGGAGTGTTTGATAATGATGGTGTACCAATTATGGAAGAAGTGTTTGCGCAAACTGGACAGGCTTTGATTACATTTACAGATACACGAGGCAATGTTCGAGCAAATATTCCAATAGATGGAAATAAGTATGCAAAATACACCGATACAGAGTTTCAAATTGCACCTTTAGAGATGAAAGCAACTGCAACAAGAGGAGAAACGTGGGTCAGTGAGGAAACCCCAGAAACTGTTATTGATGTCACGCCTCCGGAACCAGCAACACTTATGGATGAGAAAATTACAAATGCGACGAAACAGCTTTCAGCTGAAAATCTTGAAGTAGGAGCTAATGTTCTCATTTCGATAAATGGTGGAAGTTTGATAGGGGTTGGAACGGTTGGTAGTGATGGTAAATGGCTTTATAATTTGCCAGGCTACCTGAATGCTGGTGATACTGTGACTATCTATTTAGAAGATAATGCGGGAGATAATCCAACGACTATCACTCCACCTAGCACAAACAGTGCGGTGGGAAGTAATACCATCGGGAATATAAATCCATATCCTAGTGCGGTGTCTTATATTGATGCAACATTCCAACCAGCAAAAATGTATACGGTCGTTGACGTTATCCCAGATAATCCAAAGTTAACAAAATCAGTTATATCTAGTGCTGGTAGCACAACTTCGGTTGGAGATGTCCTGACATATACTTTAATTGGTAAAAATGATAAGGCAGGTTCAGAAGATTGGGCAGATGTTGTCTTAGAAGATACTTTACCAGTCGGGATGGATTTCAACCCTGCTAATCACGGTATCACAATTAAGACAACGGATGCTTCTGGAAATGAAACAGACATTGCTTTGACAGATGATTTGTTTGATTACAATGAAGCAACACGTATATTGACAGTTAAGATTGGTAATGTACCAGCGTTGAACGGATTTGTCGTAACTTTCAAAACAACAGTGAATAAAGATAAAATTGGTCAAGATTTACTGAATACAGCAGAAGCGAAAGGTTATTCACCGCAAGAGGATGCTGATCCATTTATACCAGGACCAATTAATCCCGATGGACCGTTCAAATCGATTAATGTAATCATTGATAGTCCGGTTGGCGTGCCCGGCGGAGAAATACATGGTGTTCTAGAGCTGATTTCAGCACCAAGTGTTATTGACTTCAAGAAGCACACGGTCGCAACGAATGATACACGGGTGGAAGAGCCGGAGTTAGATATGCCTCTGACCGTTTCTGACAATCGGGGCAATCTGACGAGTTGGACATTGACAGCGACCCTCACGAAGGAAATGGCCAATACGGGTGATACGACGAAAATCCTACGTGAAGCAATCAAATTCAATGATGGTACATCAGAAGAAGCGTTGGATGGTGAGGCAACGCTCATCAAGACCCACACGCATTCGGATGTCGGAGAATATGTCGTCAGTAATGAGTGGCGTTCCGGAGGAACGGGACTTAAGCTGGAAGTACCAGCTGGGTCTGTAAAAAAACTTGGACAATATCAGGCAGAAATCACTTGGCATTTAGGTGATACGCCTTAAACCTGGGGAGGAGAAACATGAAAAATAACATCGTTCATCTGATTCGACTCTCCATGCTCCTGTTGCTGACTGTCGCAGGAACAGCTGGTGTTCCAACTAGCTTTGCGGCAGAGAACGGTGGAGCAGTCCAAACCAATGGAGTCATTCAGTTTTATGAAGAAACAAGTAGTAGTTCGACGACACCGAGCAGTTCAACAAGCAGCTCTACGGTGGCGAGTACCTCTTCGTCAACACCCATTACGGTACCTTCCTCTTCCGAAGCACCCGTCACAAAGCCTACCGGGAAATATCCCTCTACAGGGGAATTGGTGAAGACAAGCTTGGCAGTGAGTGGTTCTGCACTGGTTGTCCTAGTGGTTCTGTTCTTCTTCTGGAAGCGTAAGAAGGATGCGAAGGAGGAGGGGAACGGATGAAATTGAGCATATTTTCAGTGAGTCTGCTTGCTCTCCTGTCTTTCGGAGTGATTCATTCCGGAACGACCGCTTATGCAGACCCTAATGTGACAAACAATGGTGTCGTAGAATTTGAAGGTGGCTACGGCAAGGATGTACAGGACCCGGAAAAACCGGGAAATGTCGTTGATCCTGGCCCAAGTCCCAGTACCGATGGTCCGTTGCGGATTGAATTTGTTCCTCAACTAGGCTTTGGTCAAAACAAGATCACGAAGGGCGACCGACTCTATGAAGCGAATGCTCAACTGTTCTTTGGCGATACAGGTCCTAGAGGAAACTTTATTCAGGTTTCCGATTATCGGGGAACCCGCGGTGGTTGGACCCTTCAGGTCCGTCAAACGGCACAGTTTGAAAACCCGAACACATTGAACAACCAGTTAAAGGGTGCAGTGATTTCCTTTGATAAATCCTGGGTCAATTCGACATGGGATCTATCAAAAGCCCCAAGTGTGTCTAAGGATATTATTCAACTCGATAATATCGGAGACACCTATACCTTGGCAGAAGCGGCCCAAGGTAAGGGAGAAGGAACGTGGTTGATCGAGTTTGGTGCCTCAGAAGAGAACACCAACGGTCAAGCCAATACCTTAAGTCCAAGTCTGACACCTAGCGGTGAACAGATTGTCGACCCGGCATTTGAAAATAAGCCTGTTTACAAGAACAGCGCTGTTACGTTGTCTATACCGGAGGCAACAAAAATCGACCCGGTACCTTACACCACGGTGTTAACTTGGATTCTATCCGAGTTGCCATAAATGCAACAAACAAACTACACACACATATCTTAGGAGGAAAACACACATGAAAAACACACACAAATTATGCGGCGCTGCCCTATTAGCAGTAATTGGATTCGCAGTAGCAGCACCAAGCGCAACACAAGCAGATACTTCAGTAAAAGGTGACGGTATCGTGGAATTCGAGAAAGGTACAACAAAACCAGTTACACCACCGGATACTGATGGACCAGTATTGCCTTACCCACCGGCAAACCCAGATCCATCGGATCTGAAAATCGTTGCAGTAACACCTTTGGACTTCGAAAAACATGCGATTCTAGCGGACGGAAGCAGCCAGGATTACGATGTTAAGGCATTCAATGATGCAAACTTTGGCGACATGGAAAACTTTGTAGAATTCATTGATAACCGTGTTGACGGCACAGACAACACATACAAAATCGAAGCCGAAATGACACAACAGTTCACACAAGGAAGCAGCGTATTAACTGGTTCTACACTCACGTATAAAAACGTTCGTGTAGCAACAAATGGTACGGATGGTGAGAATGCATTGGCTCCATTAGGTGTAGA from Enterococcus sp. 9E7_DIV0242 includes these protein-coding regions:
- a CDS encoding LytR/AlgR family response regulator transcription factor — protein: MKVYICEDSHLERTRIEEAVRRVAIRMEKSYIGEIRVFSNPMELLEQVEGEFNIYLLDIDYGLDTNGIDLGKQIRRIDRNAKIIFLTSHQELAVETLNANIEPFSFIYKGDIVDPEKLEQEIAAMFLKIIDSYEQWEAEQSEEAVIRISDQKQVRVIPNSKFLYLENYSRERKVKVQLKDEAFFVNDYLGNLKKQFDFPSFYTEAQSLILNMANVEELNPQELYIRFTSGHLIFVTKSFMKRLKKKMADFSGGR
- a CDS encoding DUF58 domain-containing protein, giving the protein MNRQLLKNSLRMLFVLFFYLVLFLYTVIFNNASGWTLFFFLTFLLVGNLISLLPSHKKIQLVLLESSTYQAGHPSQLTVEMFTYRPLLLPLFALTLRLHSTSKTNPAFFWAYTGNRKILSFHWTPETRGLFSELPVFFHSTDFLQLLSKGSIQALAGPFSVLPKLEKERANAVIQKIVTVQPNFYASFGNRTFTIRDFRSHQTGDPLRLIDWKQSSKRNELIVKEYEQEQEQEACLIFYGQKHARFEELLSVYYSMMHLLDGKISYTTKLLADYPVETLNENLFAVLQPFSEEPYMPTYSNKKLLIFAPEPTERLQNHLKALGRTNEVFLITFDADQLCLQWKEQVFYITPMEVTE
- a CDS encoding WxL domain-containing protein — translated: MKLSIFSVSLLALLSFGVIHSGTTAYADPNVTNNGVVEFEGGYGKDVQDPEKPGNVVDPGPSPSTDGPLRIEFVPQLGFGQNKITKGDRLYEANAQLFFGDTGPRGNFIQVSDYRGTRGGWTLQVRQTAQFENPNTLNNQLKGAVISFDKSWVNSTWDLSKAPSVSKDIIQLDNIGDTYTLAEAAQGKGEGTWLIEFGASEENTNGQANTLSPSLTPSGEQIVDPAFENKPVYKNSAVTLSIPEATKIDPVPYTTVLTWILSELP
- a CDS encoding WxL domain-containing protein; translation: MKIRNKVSIFFAVALSLALVFFFNSGSSIRANEDVGESSTNESSVVENVQSFDPSSALTKLPQTEESLRSQEEITNDELDGLMSGTAYQSSTPRATGEISGSMTLAQHKAEYEASYRAASDAYHAAHGFDPESGKVVTVDTYTSTTSSANSWGYGFVQAYSDETVTKIIMLNDISSPTSGTGVFHRRATSIEIDGGGYKLLLYRKSLGIATPAAGTYPVFHLHDMVAATETNYNSTEGAGYWSFINGDTSTTTDLRSDNWYFRFGNVSTDFDQSKYNGLNTRYTNVGGRFARANSAEVTMYGYNVLVTGSENFYLGSMIVEDNTVWKGTNDRTNYSVCWHVERQSDGSTGINGEFTIGKNAFVYLRNTTTYTSYPAVYAHYSTITVGEGSYYNASMQGRALSNYAALNGTNRYAQKKFVAKEGSHINLLSRGSGPVVRLTETTNGTTANMEFLSEQNSEVFIYGNTSDGVIQMNGSGAKFEIVSPKQFEIRNSLASTSGTSARFLTITAGNTFGIYNSDINLWRNATAVSATSDYTYEKVSYLTGTGTTFMSSNNDLQSIFVHNGFRRINGLNVAPEVVWDPVTDAQKTYQARVRIGNLPTGVFDNDGVPIMEEVFAQTGQALITFTDTRGNVRANIPIDGNKYAKYTDTEFQIAPLEMKATATRGETWVSEETPETVIDVTPPEPATLMDEKITNATKQLSAENLEVGANVLISINGGSLIGVGTVGSDGKWLYNLPGYLNAGDTVTIYLEDNAGDNPTTITPPSTNSAVGSNTIGNINPYPSAVSYIDATFQPAKMYTVVDVIPDNPKLTKSVISSAGSTTSVGDVLTYTLIGKNDKAGSEDWADVVLEDTLPVGMDFNPANHGITIKTTDASGNETDIALTDDLFDYNEATRILTVKIGNVPALNGFVVTFKTTVNKDKIGQDLLNTAEAKGYSPQEDADPFIPGPINPDGPFKSINVIIDSPVGVPGGEIHGVLELISAPSVIDFKKHTVATNDTRVEEPELDMPLTVSDNRGNLTSWTLTATLTKEMANTGDTTKILREAIKFNDGTSEEALDGEATLIKTHTHSDVGEYVVSNEWRSGGTGLKLEVPAGSVKKLGQYQAEITWHLGDTP
- a CDS encoding AAA family ATPase; the protein is MLPSAHEKLTQLLDEMEKVILGKRDVLQLTVTAFLAGGHVLFEDIPGVGKTMMIKTLAKAVHGSFSRIQFTPDLLPSDILGVSVYNTQAQTFDFHPGPIFTTVLLADEINRTTPRTQAALLEAMSENHVTIDNHTHPLDEHFFVLATQNPIEYEGTYPLPEAQLDRFLFRLHIGYPEFSDELDLLLNNQQNKLAQVRQVITSKELTEMKQLAAEVYVDPQIARYALQLVHATRNHDGIALGVSPRGTVSFVQAAKAYAFTNGRTFVTPDDLQQLLPAVFGHRLLLKNRNSSTERIQEILEQIIKRVPVPVRR
- a CDS encoding LPXTG cell wall anchor domain-containing protein, which codes for MKNNIVHLIRLSMLLLLTVAGTAGVPTSFAAENGGAVQTNGVIQFYEETSSSSTTPSSSTSSSTVASTSSSTPITVPSSSEAPVTKPTGKYPSTGELVKTSLAVSGSALVVLVVLFFFWKRKKDAKEEGNG
- a CDS encoding DNA-binding response regulator → MYNLGFVSNGEHSNYEYIEVLKRKPIFNIKDISSEQAIESSESLDALLIQSGSAADVGNICELLIEIRKRTNALIWILSEELPNTTRIIFLQLGADGIVTNQIEPDEYLLILRNGLKRYGLSEEVEERMTDFKLVPNNLSVVIEGNQEISLTRLEFKTIELLYEKKSEAIPYQAIYQQVWDNDGDDVKNSNYRVANLIFHLRKKLEKNPLEPKYIKTVRSKGYLLSV
- a CDS encoding site-specific integrase; the encoded protein is MAKKGENIYKRKDGRYEGRYIKNRSENGKIIFGYVYDRKYSVVKKKLNLLKSQHNHLDRIHRTFQGNLADWLHYWLEYTVKRSVKPSTHTVYLGRVKKHIIPFLGNKKMTKLDTRDINEFVQHLQFQRLAATTIRGIITVLKYALSQACKENYLMINPCENVTLPKATTTSIDALSIEQQKILEEYALQDTECSPVILSLYTGMRIGEISGLKWSDIDFENNVIHVRRTLLRISCEGEKARTTLILGSPKTDSSKRSIPLAENLKDYLLENKKNATSTFVISCKNSFAEPRVINYRFKKITEKSGLSIHFHALRHTFATRCVEKGVDIASLSKLLGHASIKMTLDTYTDSLWENRQTAISVIDADLNIGSL